The window ATTGTAGAAACTTTCACCTTATTAATTGATTTTGCTATCGTTACACTATTTCACAGGCACTTTTACAGCTCGATCTGGTGTACCGTATAAGAAATATTCATTCGGTAGTGGTGAGCCATACCAAATAATTGCCTCGTCAAGCTCATTCTCACGCCATGTGATCGGCTTCCAGTCAGGATCAAAAATGAGATAACCTGAATCACCAAATAATTCAACTCGGTTTCCACCAGGCTCCATTACATACATAAAGTACGCTTGACTCACACCATGTTTACCTGGCCCTGCTTCAATTTGAATACCATTTTCCATAAATATATCTGCTGTATCCATTAGGTGTTGTGGATAGCCATACCAAAATGCAATATGATGGAAGCGGCCACTATTGCCCGTTTGATCGTTCATTAACGCTACCTCATGTACAAGTGGGCTAACACTCATCCATGCACCAATTTCTTCATTATTGTTCAAAACAATTTGTTCACGTAACTTGAAGCCTAAATGCTCAGACATAAACTCACGGTTTTTTGCTACATCTCTACACATTAAATTGATATGGTCTAAACGACGTGCCGGAACTCCCGTTAATGGACGTTTTTGTGGACGGCTTTTTAATAATGTTTTTTGGTCTTCTGCTGGCTGGAAATAATCCACTTCCCATAAAATTTCCTGATTGTGACCATCTGGTGTGACAAATTGATAGGCACGACCATGGCCTAAATCGCCATCAATCCAGCCTGTTCCGTAGCCACTTTTTTCTAAAGATGCGACCCGACGCTCCAACGCCTCTGGTGAACTTGCACGCCATGCGGAATGTCCAAGACCCGCTTCTTTGCCTTCTGTAAGTTTTAATGTGTGATGATAAAAATCCTCATAACCTCGTAAATATACGGATTGCCCTTCACGCGCTGTAATTTGAAGCCCCATATAATCGGTAAAAAACTTTAAGGATTCCTCTGGCTTTGGTGTAAAAAGTTCCACATGCGCTAATTGTGCTACATCAAAATTTGACATCAAAATTCCCCCTAATTGTTTTAATTATTTATTTGCGAAATAATTCACATCGTCTGGATTAACCCAAGTTGGGTCTGTCCAACCTGTTAAATCGTAATCTGCCATACATTGCTCAGCAAACGCTATAAATTCATCTGTTTTACCGCTTCCTTGTGCACCAAACAATGTTTGTAAGCGAATATCTTCATGATTTCCGGCATAATTGCGTTCGTATAATTCACTACGACCACCAAATTCCGTTCCAATCGCATCCCACAAAAGTTTTATGGTTTTAATTTTTTCGAGTGCCTCGATTCCATTTGAACCGCGGTAGAGCTTATCTAATGTCGGACGGAATTCCTCATTTAAGAAATCTCTTGCACTAGATGGCTGTACGATTAAGTTCCCTGCTACAATCTGCTGAATAATGCCTTTAATCTTCGGCCAGCCCTCCTGCAAAAATACGCGATAGGCTAATCCACCACTTAAATTCGGAATAACGATGCCATTTTCTTTTTTCTCAGGATTCAGTGCCATCGCATCACTTAATGACCAGAACATATGACGCCAAGCGATAATTTCCCCGATATGCACCTGTACACCGCGAAATTGATCTGTGCCCGCTGTCTTTAATGCCTTCAGCAATACACCAATAATAAAATCTAATTTCACTGCTAAGCGTGTAACACCTTGGAAAGTAAATCGATTAATGAAACCGCTTTCTACAAAGAATGAAGTAGTCTTTTGCATATCTTCATAAATTAAAATATTTTCCCATGGAATCAGTGCTTGCTCGAAGACAAGTACTGCGTCATTTTCATCAAAGCGGCTACTTAGCGGATAATCAAATGGAGTACCCATAACTGCTGACGTCATTTCATATGATGCACGGCTTATTAGCTTTACGCCGGGTGCATCCATAGGTGCGATAAAGACAACAGCAAACTTTTTATCTTTAATCGGTAGACCATACGTGCCAACAAAATTGTAATTAGTGATGGCAGAACCTGTAGCGACCATTTTTGAGCCACTAACGATTAAGCCTTCATCTGTTTCACGTTCTACTTGAATAAAAACATCCCCAACTTCATGAACATCTTTATGACGGTCTACAGGTGGATTCACAATTGCATGATTAAAGAACCAATTGCGTTCTTGTGCCTCTTTGTACCAACGCTTTGCATTTTCTTGAAAAGGTGAATAGTATTCGGGATTCCCTCCAAGTGTCGCAAGGAATGACGCTTTATAATCGGGTGTCCGCCCCATTTGCCCATATGTAAGGCGGGCCCAAGCAACAATAGCGTCTCGTCCTTGAATTAAATCATCCGCGCTACGTGCTGCACGGAAATACTTATGTGTATAACCACCACTGCCTGTATCTGTTTCACAAGTTAAAATATCTTTGTATTGTGGGTCATGCATGGCATCATATAAACGTGAAATCGAACGTGCAGAATTCCGAAAAGCTGGATGTGTCGTGACAT of the Lysinibacillus fusiformis genome contains:
- a CDS encoding catechol 2,3-dioxygenase gives rise to the protein MSNFDVAQLAHVELFTPKPEESLKFFTDYMGLQITAREGQSVYLRGYEDFYHHTLKLTEGKEAGLGHSAWRASSPEALERRVASLEKSGYGTGWIDGDLGHGRAYQFVTPDGHNQEILWEVDYFQPAEDQKTLLKSRPQKRPLTGVPARRLDHINLMCRDVAKNREFMSEHLGFKLREQIVLNNNEEIGAWMSVSPLVHEVALMNDQTGNSGRFHHIAFWYGYPQHLMDTADIFMENGIQIEAGPGKHGVSQAYFMYVMEPGGNRVELFGDSGYLIFDPDWKPITWRENELDEAIIWYGSPLPNEYFLYGTPDRAVKVPVK
- a CDS encoding 4-hydroxyphenylacetate 3-hydroxylase N-terminal domain-containing protein, whose protein sequence is MVVQQVTKPLTGQEYLESLKDNREIWLHGERVKDVTTHPAFRNSARSISRLYDAMHDPQYKDILTCETDTGSGGYTHKYFRAARSADDLIQGRDAIVAWARLTYGQMGRTPDYKASFLATLGGNPEYYSPFQENAKRWYKEAQERNWFFNHAIVNPPVDRHKDVHEVGDVFIQVERETDEGLIVSGSKMVATGSAITNYNFVGTYGLPIKDKKFAVVFIAPMDAPGVKLISRASYEMTSAVMGTPFDYPLSSRFDENDAVLVFEQALIPWENILIYEDMQKTTSFFVESGFINRFTFQGVTRLAVKLDFIIGVLLKALKTAGTDQFRGVQVHIGEIIAWRHMFWSLSDAMALNPEKKENGIVIPNLSGGLAYRVFLQEGWPKIKGIIQQIVAGNLIVQPSSARDFLNEEFRPTLDKLYRGSNGIEALEKIKTIKLLWDAIGTEFGGRSELYERNYAGNHEDIRLQTLFGAQGSGKTDEFIAFAEQCMADYDLTGWTDPTWVNPDDVNYFANK